The sequence CGCGGGGCTGCCCGCCGGGCTGCGCGCGCTCGCCGAGGCCGGGAAACGCGGCACGACGGTCGGCGCCGGCGGCCCGCGGCCCACCATGTGGGCGGCCGGCCCCGCGAGCGGCGGCCGGGCACTCGCCGTACAGGTCGACTACGCGGGCGCCCGCACGATCGACGGCCTCGACCGGGCGATCCTCGGCTCCTCGGCGCTGGCGATCGGTGTGACGCTGCTCGTCGGCGCCTTCGCGGTGACCCGCGTGACGCGACGGCTGCACGCGACGGCCCAGGTCGCACGGCGGATCAGCGCGGGCGACCTGGACGCGCGGGTGCGGGATCCGCGGGCCGAGGACCGGACGAGCCCTCAGGACGAGGTGGCCGCCGTGGCGGGCGCGCTGGACACGATGGCGTCCTCGTTGCAGAGCAAGCTGCTGAGCGAGCAGCGCTTCACCGCGGACGTGGCGCACGAGCTGCGGACCCCGCTGACCGGGCTGCACGCGGCGGCCGAGCTGTTGCCGCCCGGCCGCCCCACCGAGCTGGTCCGGGACCGGGTCGCGGCTCTGCGCACGCTCACCGAGGACCTGCTGGAGATCTCCCGGCTCGACGCGCGCCGCGAGCGGGCCGAGGTCGACGCGGTGCGGCTCGGGGCCGTGGCCGAGCGGGTGGTCCGGGCCTCCGGGGCGGGCGCCGCCGCGGGTTCGGGCACAGGCACGGGCGCGGGCACCGAGGTCAGGGTGCTGCGGGATGCCGTCGTGGAGACCGATCGGCGGCGGCTGGAGCGGGTGCTGGGGAATCTCGTGGCCAACGCGCACAAGCATGGGCGGGGGCCGGTGACGTTGACGGTCGACGGGGGCGTCATCACTGTGCGGGACCACGGTGACGGGTATCCGGAGTATCTGCTGGGGCACGGGCCTCAGCGGTTCCGTACGGAGGGGGGTGCCAAGGGGCACGGGTTGGGGCTGACCATTGCGCTCGGGCAGGCGGAGGTGTTGGGGGCGGGGCTCGTGTTCGCGAATGCGGTGGGTGGGGGTGCGGTTGCCGTGTTGACGCTGGCCGGGGCGTAGGCCCGCTCGGTCGTCGGCTGCGGGTCCGTCGTGGCTGGTCGCGCCATTCCTCGCGCCCCTTCACAGCAACAGATTGCGCCGTTCCCCGCGCCCCTTAAAGGCAACAGATTGCGCCGTTCCCCGCGCCCCTTAAAGGCAACAGATTGCGCCGTTCCCCGCGCCCCTCAACAGCAACAGACTGCGCCGTTCCCCGCGCCCCTCAAAGACCACAGACTGCGCCGTTCCCCGCGCCCCTTGGACGCAACAGGCGCGTCGTTCTCGCGTGCCTTG is a genomic window of Streptomyces sp. NBC_00414 containing:
- a CDS encoding HAMP domain-containing sensor histidine kinase; the protein is MCCGLAALLGILVHVSVTDQTVGEAREHALDRLAEATEAFEAGDRLPPGAGVDLAGLPAGLRALAEAGKRGTTVGAGGPRPTMWAAGPASGGRALAVQVDYAGARTIDGLDRAILGSSALAIGVTLLVGAFAVTRVTRRLHATAQVARRISAGDLDARVRDPRAEDRTSPQDEVAAVAGALDTMASSLQSKLLSEQRFTADVAHELRTPLTGLHAAAELLPPGRPTELVRDRVAALRTLTEDLLEISRLDARRERAEVDAVRLGAVAERVVRASGAGAAAGSGTGTGAGTEVRVLRDAVVETDRRRLERVLGNLVANAHKHGRGPVTLTVDGGVITVRDHGDGYPEYLLGHGPQRFRTEGGAKGHGLGLTIALGQAEVLGAGLVFANAVGGGAVAVLTLAGA